The Micromonospora krabiensis genome window below encodes:
- a CDS encoding GNAT family N-acetyltransferase: protein MGTPPLIARATTADAGEILTVQRAAYLTEAQHYRDPFLPPLTETLDEIRTVLTGPTLVLAARDGDRLVGSVRVSVIDGVGHVGRLAVAPDQQGRGIGSRLLARAEAECPGHVDRFALFTGADSPHNLRLYERHGYRVVGHRPDPNGHSLALLEKVSALMSS, encoded by the coding sequence ATGGGCACGCCACCGCTGATCGCCCGGGCCACCACGGCCGACGCGGGCGAGATCCTGACCGTGCAACGCGCCGCCTACCTGACCGAGGCGCAGCACTACCGGGACCCCTTCCTGCCGCCGCTGACCGAGACGCTCGACGAAATCCGTACGGTGCTGACCGGGCCTACGCTCGTGCTCGCCGCGCGGGACGGGGACCGGTTGGTCGGGTCGGTCCGGGTGTCGGTGATCGACGGCGTGGGGCACGTCGGTCGCCTCGCGGTGGCCCCGGACCAGCAGGGTCGGGGGATCGGCAGCCGGCTGCTGGCCCGGGCCGAGGCGGAGTGCCCGGGTCACGTCGACCGGTTCGCCCTGTTCACGGGCGCCGACAGCCCGCACAACCTGCGGCTGTACGAGCGGCACGGCTATCGGGTCGTCGGGCACCGTCCGGACCCGAACGGTCACTCGCTGGCGTTGCTGGAGAAGGTCTCCGCCCTCATGTCGTCGTGA
- a CDS encoding ATP-dependent DNA ligase, with translation MELPINPPVEPMLAKSVPRIPTAPGMTYEPKWDGFRCIIFRDGDEVELASRGGKSMTRYFPEVVEQARRQLPERCAVDGELIVIRRDGPGGQARLDFELLGQRIHPAASRVRLLAETTPADFVAFDLLAIDNEALLDQPYPRRRARLEAALAGVRPPVHVTQVTTDPETARRWFDVFEGAGLDGLIVKPADLPYEPGKRLMFKVKHARTADVVVAGFRWHKSGPVVGSLLLGLYDDGVLHHVGVSASFSMARRAELLDELAPYRDTGGEHPWVHGDHERGQRIPGGVSRWTGTKNLEWEPVRPELVLEVGYDAMEGDRFRHTAQFVRWRPDRDPRSCGYDQLDRPVRFDVDQVLRGDPTATVEPTTAGPA, from the coding sequence GTGGAGCTGCCGATCAATCCGCCGGTCGAGCCGATGCTGGCCAAGAGCGTCCCGCGCATCCCCACCGCGCCCGGGATGACCTACGAGCCCAAGTGGGACGGCTTCCGGTGCATCATCTTCCGCGACGGCGACGAGGTCGAGCTGGCCAGCCGGGGCGGCAAGTCGATGACCCGCTACTTCCCGGAGGTCGTCGAGCAGGCCCGCCGGCAGCTGCCGGAGCGCTGCGCCGTCGACGGCGAGCTGATCGTGATCCGCCGCGACGGTCCGGGCGGGCAGGCCCGGCTCGACTTCGAGCTGCTGGGGCAGCGCATCCACCCGGCGGCGTCCCGTGTGAGGCTGCTGGCCGAGACCACCCCGGCCGACTTCGTCGCCTTCGACCTGCTGGCGATCGACAACGAGGCGCTGCTCGACCAGCCCTATCCGCGACGCCGGGCCCGGCTGGAGGCAGCCCTGGCCGGGGTGCGCCCGCCGGTGCACGTCACCCAGGTGACCACAGACCCGGAGACGGCGCGGCGGTGGTTCGACGTCTTCGAGGGCGCCGGGCTGGACGGTCTGATCGTCAAGCCGGCCGACCTGCCCTACGAGCCGGGCAAGCGGCTGATGTTCAAGGTCAAGCACGCCCGCACCGCCGACGTGGTGGTGGCCGGCTTCCGCTGGCACAAGTCCGGCCCGGTGGTCGGCTCGCTGCTGCTCGGCCTCTACGACGACGGCGTGCTGCACCACGTCGGCGTGAGCGCGTCGTTCAGCATGGCCCGCCGGGCCGAGCTGCTCGACGAGCTGGCCCCCTACCGGGACACCGGCGGCGAGCACCCGTGGGTGCACGGCGACCACGAGCGGGGGCAGCGCATCCCCGGCGGCGTCAGCCGGTGGACCGGCACCAAGAACCTCGAGTGGGAGCCGGTGCGTCCGGAGCTGGTGCTGGAGGTCGGCTACGACGCGATGGAGGGTGACCGGTTCCGGCACACCGCGCAGTTCGTCCGCTGGCGCCCCGACCGCGATCCGCGCTCCTGCGGCTACGACCAGCTCGACCGGCCGGTCCGCTTCGACGTCGACCAGGTCCTGCGCGGCGACCCGACGGCGACCGTGGAGCCGACGACCGCCGGCCCCGCGTAG
- a CDS encoding alpha/beta hydrolase, translating to MSRTADRIRRVRRTLAAFAVAALLTAGCTLPAFAPRTETDGAAAAPGTAPTWRACPEVADELVGRGARDMRYECARIAVPRNWGSGGGASTGPGAGETFEIALLRARSTKQRDRIGSLVINPGGPGGSGVDTAVYLSFGPAFGGLPSAVTDRFDIVGFDPRGVARSSPVKCIPDADLDASFGYDPDPRSQESFDGFVALNQRIGRGCGDKYGDQLPLYATEQAARDMDAVRAAVGDDKLTYLGYSYGTLLGATYAQLYPQRVRALVLDGAVDPRQGLVASSESQAKGFERAFGNFTRWCTANAGRCPIAPDARAAVTSAIDKARVSPVRGAGGREATAGWVFYAVISSLYTETGWQELARAIDRLDGGDPAEVFRLADSYAGREDDGRYSNLFDANLAVNCADEDEKPSLTQVRQLQSQWREKYPLFGPALAVGMLACVEWPGGRDPYPTGAAAGSPPIVVVGTTGDPATPYEQTGALASMLGVGRVLTWEGEGHTAYPQTTCITNAVDAYLLDLAVPREGQRCPAR from the coding sequence GTGTCCCGCACCGCCGACCGGATCCGCCGGGTCCGCCGCACCCTCGCCGCGTTCGCCGTCGCGGCGCTGCTCACCGCCGGCTGCACCCTGCCCGCGTTCGCGCCGCGCACCGAGACCGACGGCGCGGCCGCCGCGCCGGGCACCGCGCCGACCTGGCGGGCCTGCCCGGAGGTCGCCGACGAGCTGGTCGGCCGTGGCGCGCGGGACATGCGCTACGAGTGCGCCCGCATCGCGGTGCCCCGCAACTGGGGCAGCGGCGGCGGGGCCAGCACCGGCCCGGGCGCCGGCGAGACCTTCGAGATCGCCCTCCTGCGGGCCCGCTCGACGAAGCAGCGCGACCGCATCGGCTCGCTGGTCATCAACCCGGGCGGTCCCGGCGGCTCCGGGGTGGACACCGCCGTCTACCTCTCCTTCGGGCCGGCGTTCGGCGGGCTGCCCTCGGCGGTGACCGACCGGTTCGACATCGTCGGCTTCGACCCGCGCGGGGTGGCCCGATCCAGCCCCGTGAAGTGCATCCCCGACGCCGACCTCGACGCCAGCTTCGGCTACGACCCCGACCCGCGCAGCCAGGAGTCGTTCGACGGGTTCGTGGCGCTCAACCAGCGGATCGGGCGGGGCTGCGGCGACAAGTACGGCGACCAGCTGCCGCTCTACGCCACCGAGCAGGCGGCCCGCGACATGGACGCGGTCCGCGCGGCGGTCGGCGACGACAAGCTGACCTACCTCGGCTACTCCTACGGCACGCTGCTCGGCGCCACCTACGCCCAGCTCTACCCACAGCGGGTCCGGGCCCTCGTGCTCGACGGCGCGGTCGACCCCAGGCAGGGCCTGGTGGCAAGCTCGGAGAGCCAGGCCAAGGGCTTCGAGCGGGCGTTCGGCAACTTCACCCGCTGGTGCACGGCGAACGCCGGCCGCTGCCCCATCGCGCCCGACGCGCGGGCCGCCGTGACCAGCGCGATCGACAAGGCGCGGGTCTCCCCCGTCCGGGGCGCCGGCGGGCGGGAGGCGACGGCCGGCTGGGTCTTCTACGCCGTCATCTCCTCGCTCTACACGGAGACGGGCTGGCAGGAGTTGGCCCGGGCGATCGACCGGCTCGACGGCGGTGACCCGGCGGAGGTGTTCCGGCTGGCGGACTCCTACGCCGGCCGGGAGGACGACGGCCGCTACTCCAACCTGTTCGACGCCAACCTGGCCGTCAACTGCGCCGACGAGGACGAGAAGCCGAGCCTCACCCAGGTGCGGCAGTTGCAGTCCCAGTGGCGGGAGAAATACCCGCTGTTCGGGCCGGCGCTGGCGGTCGGCATGCTCGCGTGCGTCGAGTGGCCCGGTGGGCGCGACCCCTACCCGACGGGCGCGGCGGCCGGCTCACCGCCGATCGTCGTCGTCGGCACCACCGGCGACCCGGCGACCCCCTACGAGCAGACCGGGGCGCTCGCCTCGATGCTCGGCGTCGGCCGGGTGCTGACCTGGGAGGGCGAGGGCCACACCGCCTACCCGCAGACCACCTGCATCACCAACGCCGTCGACGCCTACCTGCTGGACCTGGCCGTGCCGCGCGAGGGGCAGCGCTGCCCGGCCCGCTGA
- a CDS encoding GNAT family N-acetyltransferase, with amino-acid sequence MSDVIFREAVRADLPAVLALLADDVLGRARDFTEVDAAYEKAFADITADPRNQLIVAEQDGELVGCLQITYIPGLGRHGAQRSLIESVRVRSDRRGQGLGRRMMVWAIDEAKQRGCALVQLTTDKSRHDAHRFYLNLGFVASHEGMKLPL; translated from the coding sequence ATGAGTGACGTGATCTTCCGGGAGGCCGTACGGGCCGACCTGCCCGCTGTCCTCGCCCTGCTCGCCGACGACGTGCTCGGCAGGGCACGGGACTTCACCGAGGTCGACGCCGCGTACGAGAAGGCGTTCGCGGACATCACCGCCGACCCGCGCAACCAGCTGATCGTGGCCGAGCAGGACGGCGAACTGGTCGGCTGCCTGCAGATCACCTACATCCCCGGGCTCGGCCGGCACGGCGCGCAGCGGTCGCTGATCGAGTCGGTGCGGGTGCGCTCCGACCGGCGCGGCCAGGGGCTCGGCCGGCGGATGATGGTGTGGGCGATCGACGAGGCGAAGCAGCGCGGCTGCGCGCTGGTGCAGCTGACCACGGACAAGTCCCGTCACGACGCGCACCGCTTCTACCTCAACCTGGGCTTCGTCGCCAGCCACGAAGGCATGAAGCTGCCGCTCTGA
- a CDS encoding ABC transporter ATP-binding protein → MDGPGVTVTGQAARATAALGDEVVRVEGLSRTYGRGERAVHAVRDVSFRGGRGELIAVRGRSGAGKTTLLNLIGGLDRPNGGRVTVAGRDVTAASESELLALRRGTIGFIFQTFGLVPILSAAENVGVPLRLARVPAAQREERVAMLLEMVGLGGHAAQRPYELSGGQQQRVAVARALANEPSLLIADEPTGQLDSETGRSIMDLLRAVARGRGTTVLVATHDPALIELADRTLTLRDGRLTES, encoded by the coding sequence ATGGACGGACCGGGTGTCACGGTCACCGGGCAGGCCGCCAGGGCGACCGCCGCGCTCGGCGACGAGGTCGTCCGGGTCGAGGGGCTGAGCCGCACGTACGGCCGCGGGGAACGCGCCGTGCACGCGGTGCGGGACGTGTCGTTCCGCGGCGGCCGGGGTGAGCTGATCGCCGTCCGGGGCCGCTCCGGTGCGGGCAAGACCACCCTGCTCAACCTGATCGGCGGGCTGGACCGGCCGAACGGCGGCCGGGTGACGGTGGCCGGGCGCGACGTGACCGCCGCCAGCGAGTCGGAACTGCTCGCGCTGCGGCGCGGCACGATCGGCTTCATCTTCCAGACCTTCGGCCTGGTGCCGATCCTGTCCGCCGCCGAGAACGTCGGGGTGCCGCTGCGGCTGGCCCGCGTCCCGGCCGCCCAGCGGGAGGAGCGGGTGGCAATGCTGCTCGAAATGGTCGGGCTCGGCGGGCACGCCGCGCAGCGGCCGTACGAGCTCTCCGGTGGGCAGCAGCAGCGGGTCGCGGTGGCCCGGGCACTGGCGAACGAGCCGAGCCTGCTGATCGCCGACGAGCCGACCGGTCAGCTCGACTCGGAGACCGGCCGGTCCATCATGGACCTGCTCCGCGCGGTGGCGCGTGGACGCGGCACCACGGTCCTGGTCGCCACGCACGACCCGGCCCTGATCGAGTTGGCCGACCGCACCCTGACCCTCCGCGACGGCCGCCTGACCGAGTCCTGA
- a CDS encoding ABC transporter ATP-binding protein yields MTATQTPVVPDLAALQQRAAQRAAERAGGQDRLRGHIVCDGLVRIFKTEGVEVVALQGLDMVIDRGELVAIVGASGSGKSTLLNILSGLDTPTAGIARVADYDLLNLSAKRRLSYRRKKVGFVWQQTGRNLLPYLTAQENVELPMELAGGRRRRARRERARELLDLVGVGYCADRRPGQLSGGEQQRCAVAVAVANDPEVLFADEPTGELDEATGAEVFGALQTINAELGVTIVVVTHDHAVASQVRRTVAIRDGRTASEVRRTARIHEDGRTELVSEEYAVLDRTGRMQLPPAFVEALSLRDRVRLNLEPDHVEVRPGDQRRAEREAGA; encoded by the coding sequence ATGACCGCTACCCAGACACCGGTCGTGCCGGACCTGGCCGCGCTCCAGCAGCGGGCCGCGCAGCGCGCGGCCGAGCGGGCCGGCGGCCAGGACCGGCTGCGTGGCCACATCGTGTGCGACGGACTGGTCCGCATCTTCAAGACGGAGGGGGTGGAGGTCGTCGCCCTGCAGGGCCTCGACATGGTCATCGACCGTGGCGAACTGGTCGCCATCGTCGGCGCCTCCGGGTCCGGCAAGTCCACCCTGCTGAACATCCTCTCCGGCCTGGACACCCCCACCGCCGGCATCGCCCGGGTCGCGGACTACGACCTGCTCAACCTCTCCGCGAAGCGGCGACTGAGCTACCGGCGGAAGAAGGTCGGCTTCGTCTGGCAGCAGACCGGGCGCAACCTCCTGCCGTACCTGACCGCCCAGGAGAACGTCGAGCTGCCGATGGAGCTGGCCGGCGGGCGTCGGCGGCGGGCCCGCCGGGAGCGGGCGCGCGAACTGCTCGACCTGGTCGGTGTGGGCTACTGCGCGGACCGGCGACCGGGGCAGCTCAGCGGTGGTGAACAGCAGCGCTGCGCGGTGGCCGTCGCGGTGGCCAACGACCCGGAGGTGCTCTTCGCCGACGAGCCGACCGGCGAACTGGACGAGGCCACGGGCGCCGAGGTGTTCGGGGCGTTGCAGACCATCAACGCCGAGCTGGGCGTGACCATCGTCGTGGTCACCCACGACCACGCCGTGGCCAGCCAGGTGCGTCGTACCGTCGCCATCCGCGACGGCCGGACCGCCTCCGAGGTACGCCGGACCGCGCGAATCCATGAGGACGGCCGCACCGAGCTGGTCAGCGAGGAGTACGCGGTGCTCGACCGGACCGGCCGGATGCAGCTGCCGCCCGCGTTCGTCGAGGCGCTGTCGTTGCGGGATCGGGTGCGGCTCAACCTGGAGCCGGACCACGTGGAGGTGCGGCCGGGCGACCAGCGCCGCGCCGAGCGGGAGGCGGGGGCATGA
- a CDS encoding FtsX-like permease family protein, giving the protein MSIGAGARRVRAYGGQFALLAVLTVLVTLLINGVPRVVNRLAEEGLREQLASSPAAQRDLIYTTKPLTAAANNTSLVSAQQRDLDRLQAEMPSQVRDLVEQRWYAADAVPGRLTGPDLKAKNLLVNLIMRTAPGVESAGTLVGGQWPKAGERGQPVQVALAEDVARKLNLRIGSSLNLAPLDRGSGRPASVTISGIFQPRDRRDGIWDGLPQTLQVEEPQGDGQPFVAVGVVDAAALDQQAATGWPVGFGWRYRLGVDGIDVRRVDQLVDGVRQMVRTASDSRPLVQGVDIPLGKFAASLAAAQTLLAVIGAGVLATLGGLVLLAAALAMRRRRQEFVLLRARGGAATSGARRSLVESLLVIPPAAALGWLLGALVPGPAGDAVPLGIVATVLLTLALPAATLFVPTGNTGRRDLVRLRPSARRATVEVFLLLLAALAVVLIRRRGLTLGELDPLLVSVPVLLAVAAAVLALRAYPWPLRLASRIAARTRGSVAFLGTARAGRSVAATPLVVVVLAFATAAFCTVVAAGVEASRDRAATRSVPADAVIRGDRMAPDTAAEFQRLPGVTDAVGVAYTSGQRILADTHGTDARLGATDVLLVDGPALARLVRESGVDLTVPDTLLDARRGDGPVPAVVSPAVAADLAHAGLDKSAVVTTQSLRYEFRVADTVETFPLAGPQDGRFVLLPWQALPELTNTPVPTSFLLAGDDLDVEALRRVGNDGQAQYQSAGTVTGGERPREVEVLTWAQARQQVGADGANGLLAFGFVAGAAGGAALGLFAIAFTVLAGARARGQVLSRLRTLGLSSRQWRGLLLVELAPLVGVSVLTGAVVGAALPLLLNPVLGLAAFTSGDPVRVAFEPGLVAGVVVLGAVALGLAVAVEALNNRRLRLGEVLRLGEES; this is encoded by the coding sequence ATGAGCATCGGCGCAGGCGCCCGACGGGTCCGGGCGTACGGGGGACAGTTCGCGCTCCTGGCGGTGTTGACGGTGCTCGTCACGCTGCTGATCAACGGGGTGCCCCGGGTGGTCAACCGGCTCGCCGAGGAGGGACTCCGCGAACAGTTGGCGTCCTCCCCGGCCGCGCAGCGGGACCTGATCTACACCACCAAGCCGCTGACCGCGGCCGCCAACAACACCTCCCTCGTCTCGGCGCAACAGCGGGACCTCGACCGGTTGCAGGCGGAGATGCCGTCGCAGGTGAGGGACCTCGTCGAGCAGCGGTGGTATGCCGCCGACGCCGTGCCGGGCCGGCTGACCGGCCCGGATCTGAAGGCCAAGAACCTCCTGGTCAACCTCATCATGCGGACGGCACCCGGGGTCGAGTCCGCCGGGACGCTGGTCGGCGGGCAGTGGCCGAAGGCCGGTGAGCGCGGCCAGCCGGTGCAGGTGGCGCTCGCCGAGGACGTCGCGCGCAAGCTGAACCTGCGGATCGGCAGCAGCCTGAACCTGGCCCCCCTCGACCGCGGCTCGGGTCGGCCGGCCTCGGTGACAATTTCGGGGATCTTCCAGCCCCGCGACCGTAGGGACGGCATCTGGGACGGCTTGCCGCAGACCCTCCAGGTCGAGGAGCCGCAGGGCGACGGCCAGCCGTTCGTCGCGGTCGGTGTCGTCGACGCGGCGGCCCTGGACCAGCAGGCCGCCACCGGTTGGCCGGTCGGGTTCGGCTGGCGGTACCGGCTCGGCGTGGACGGCATCGACGTCCGGCGGGTGGACCAGTTGGTCGACGGCGTCCGGCAGATGGTCCGGACGGCATCCGATTCCCGGCCCCTCGTGCAGGGCGTCGACATCCCGCTCGGGAAGTTCGCCGCCTCACTGGCCGCCGCGCAGACCCTCCTCGCGGTGATCGGAGCCGGTGTCCTGGCCACCCTGGGCGGGTTGGTGCTGCTGGCCGCCGCGTTGGCGATGCGCCGCCGACGCCAGGAGTTCGTGCTGCTGCGTGCTCGCGGCGGGGCGGCCACCTCCGGCGCCCGTCGCAGCCTCGTCGAGTCCCTGCTCGTCATCCCGCCCGCCGCCGCGCTCGGGTGGCTCCTGGGTGCGCTGGTCCCCGGACCGGCCGGGGACGCCGTGCCGCTGGGGATCGTCGCGACCGTGCTGCTCACCCTGGCCCTGCCGGCCGCCACGCTGTTCGTGCCGACCGGGAACACCGGGCGCCGGGACCTGGTCCGACTGCGCCCCTCCGCCCGGCGGGCCACCGTCGAGGTGTTCCTGCTCCTGCTCGCCGCGCTCGCGGTCGTCCTGATCCGCCGACGGGGGCTCACCCTCGGCGAACTCGACCCGTTGCTGGTGTCGGTGCCGGTGCTGCTGGCGGTGGCGGCGGCGGTGCTGGCGCTGCGCGCGTACCCGTGGCCGCTGCGCCTGGCCAGCCGGATCGCCGCCCGGACCAGGGGAAGCGTGGCGTTCCTGGGCACGGCCCGGGCCGGCCGGTCGGTCGCGGCCACCCCGCTGGTCGTCGTGGTGCTGGCCTTCGCGACCGCGGCGTTCTGCACGGTGGTCGCGGCCGGCGTCGAGGCGAGCCGGGACCGGGCCGCCACCCGGTCGGTTCCCGCCGACGCGGTGATCCGCGGCGACCGGATGGCCCCGGACACGGCGGCCGAGTTCCAGCGGCTGCCCGGGGTGACCGACGCGGTCGGCGTGGCGTACACGTCGGGTCAGCGGATCCTCGCCGACACGCACGGCACCGACGCGCGGCTCGGCGCCACCGACGTCCTGCTCGTCGACGGCCCGGCGCTGGCCCGCCTGGTGCGGGAGAGCGGCGTCGACCTGACGGTGCCCGACACGTTGCTGGACGCCCGACGGGGGGACGGCCCGGTGCCCGCGGTGGTCTCCCCGGCGGTCGCCGCCGACCTCGCCCACGCCGGCCTGGACAAGTCCGCCGTCGTCACCACCCAGTCGCTGCGGTACGAGTTCCGGGTCGCCGACACGGTGGAGACCTTCCCGCTGGCCGGGCCCCAGGACGGCCGCTTCGTGCTGCTGCCCTGGCAGGCGCTGCCCGAACTGACGAACACGCCGGTGCCCACCAGCTTCCTGCTCGCCGGCGACGACCTGGACGTGGAGGCCCTGCGGCGGGTCGGCAACGACGGGCAGGCCCAGTACCAGAGTGCCGGCACCGTCACCGGCGGCGAGCGACCCCGGGAGGTGGAGGTGCTCACCTGGGCGCAGGCGCGTCAGCAGGTGGGCGCCGACGGCGCGAACGGGCTGCTGGCGTTCGGCTTCGTCGCCGGGGCGGCGGGCGGCGCCGCGCTCGGCCTGTTCGCCATCGCGTTCACCGTGCTGGCCGGCGCCCGCGCCCGGGGGCAGGTGCTGTCCCGGCTGCGCACGCTCGGCCTGTCCAGCCGGCAGTGGCGGGGCCTGCTGCTGGTGGAGTTGGCGCCGCTGGTCGGCGTCTCGGTGCTCACCGGTGCCGTGGTGGGCGCCGCGCTGCCGCTGCTGCTCAACCCGGTGCTCGGACTGGCCGCGTTCACCAGCGGTGACCCGGTCCGGGTGGCGTTCGAGCCCGGCCTGGTGGCCGGGGTGGTCGTGCTCGGGGCGGTCGCCCTCGGCCTGGCCGTCGCCGTCGAGGCCCTGAACAACCGCCGGCTGCGCCTCGGTGAGGTGCTCCGGCTCGGAGAGGAGAGTTGA